A DNA window from Comamonas fluminis contains the following coding sequences:
- the gcvH gene encoding glycine cleavage system protein GcvH: MSIKFSKEHEWINVADTNAAIVGITVHAQDALGDVVFVDLPAVGTTFKAGDVAGVVESVKAAADVYMPVTGEIVEVNENLRNDPALANSDPLNTGWFFKVKMSDVSELDALMEETAYNDFAKDN; this comes from the coding sequence ATGAGCATCAAGTTTTCCAAAGAACACGAATGGATCAACGTCGCTGACACCAATGCCGCCATCGTCGGCATCACCGTCCATGCGCAAGACGCGCTGGGCGATGTGGTTTTTGTCGATCTGCCCGCCGTGGGCACCACCTTCAAGGCTGGCGATGTGGCTGGCGTGGTCGAGTCCGTCAAGGCCGCTGCCGACGTTTACATGCCTGTGACTGGCGAGATCGTCGAAGTCAACGAAAACCTGCGCAACGATCCTGCTCTGGCCAACAGCGACCCGCTGAACACCGGCTGGTTCTTCAAGGTCAAGATGAGCGATGTGAGCGAGCTTGACGCTCTGATGGAAGAGACCGCTTACAACGATTTCGCCAAGGACAACTAA
- the gcvT gene encoding glycine cleavage system aminomethyltransferase GcvT: MPVTAVDNNSALLTTPLFALHQKLGARMVPFAGYSMPVQYPQGLMAEHLHTRKAAGLFDVSHMGQLLLRGPDAAAALESLMPVDVIDLGLHKQRYGLLLNEEGGILDDLMFVNRGEDLFLIVNGACKAADIAHIQKHIGTRCEVVPLPDRALLALQGPQAASVLSRLISEVTSLVFMTGNHFDWQGHALYITRSGYTGEDGFEISVPNAAAQALAEALLAQPEVAPIGLGARNSLRLEAGLCLYGNDIDTSTTPVEAGLNWAMQKVRRTGGAREGGFPGADKVLAQLQNPQQLAHKRVALIAQERIPVREPAVLQNQDGQQIGHITSGLLSPSLNQPIALAYVQPGYAALDTQIFAIVRGKPVPMKVAATPFVPTNYYRG; the protein is encoded by the coding sequence TTGCCTGTGACTGCTGTCGACAACAACTCTGCCCTGCTGACCACCCCGCTGTTTGCCCTGCACCAGAAGCTGGGTGCCCGCATGGTGCCGTTTGCCGGTTACTCCATGCCCGTACAGTACCCGCAAGGGCTGATGGCCGAGCATCTGCACACCCGCAAGGCTGCAGGCCTGTTCGACGTTTCCCACATGGGTCAGCTGCTGCTGCGCGGGCCTGACGCCGCCGCCGCGCTGGAAAGCCTGATGCCCGTCGATGTGATCGATCTGGGTCTGCACAAGCAGCGCTACGGTCTGCTGCTCAATGAAGAAGGCGGCATTCTGGACGATCTGATGTTCGTCAACCGTGGGGAAGACCTGTTTCTCATCGTCAATGGCGCCTGCAAGGCAGCCGATATCGCCCATATTCAAAAGCATATTGGCACGCGCTGCGAAGTGGTTCCCTTGCCTGATCGCGCCCTGCTTGCGCTGCAAGGTCCACAGGCGGCTTCCGTACTCTCGCGCTTGATCTCAGAAGTCACCTCGCTGGTTTTCATGACCGGCAATCACTTCGACTGGCAAGGCCATGCGCTCTACATCACGCGCAGCGGCTATACCGGCGAAGACGGTTTTGAAATCTCTGTGCCCAACGCCGCCGCTCAAGCACTGGCCGAAGCCCTGCTGGCCCAGCCCGAGGTTGCACCCATTGGTCTGGGCGCGCGCAACTCACTGCGTCTGGAAGCCGGTCTTTGCCTGTATGGCAATGACATCGACACCAGCACCACGCCCGTGGAAGCAGGCCTGAACTGGGCCATGCAAAAAGTGCGCCGCACCGGCGGTGCACGCGAAGGCGGCTTTCCCGGCGCCGACAAGGTGCTGGCCCAGTTGCAAAACCCGCAGCAGCTTGCACACAAGCGCGTGGCCCTGATTGCGCAGGAGCGCATTCCCGTGCGCGAACCGGCGGTGCTGCAAAACCAGGACGGCCAGCAGATTGGCCACATCACCAGCGGCCTGCTCAGCCCCTCGCTGAACCAGCCCATTGCGCTGGCCTATGTGCAGCCCGGCTACGCCGCGCTGGACACCCAGATTTTCGCCATCGTGCGCGGCAAGCCTGTGCCCATGAAAGTGGCGGCCACGCCTTTTGTGCCCACCAACTACTACCGCGGCTAA
- a CDS encoding MolR family transcriptional regulator codes for MTAHLYFDDPEEGLARSTSHPAFVRVAPQDFYYDCGDDFSPFGSDDGSDTLAALEEWWQEQPEGKAPKVMRFLRQQLSDWDLPVPEDMLTRDDAAKAKWLARDEMNQRYLQSVCRARVAAAFGQLKIAGELDADVLQQAQLALSCQQWLNTVARSQHPDWEYADQESERLALMKAALESASAL; via the coding sequence ATGACTGCCCATTTGTACTTTGATGATCCTGAAGAAGGCCTGGCGCGCAGCACCAGCCACCCGGCGTTTGTGCGCGTGGCCCCGCAGGACTTCTATTACGACTGCGGCGATGATTTCAGTCCCTTTGGCAGCGATGACGGCAGCGACACCCTGGCCGCGCTCGAAGAGTGGTGGCAGGAACAGCCCGAAGGCAAGGCGCCCAAGGTCATGCGGTTTCTGCGCCAGCAACTCAGTGACTGGGATTTGCCCGTGCCCGAGGACATGCTGACCCGTGACGACGCTGCCAAAGCCAAATGGTTGGCCCGGGACGAGATGAATCAGCGCTATCTGCAGTCGGTCTGCCGCGCCCGCGTGGCAGCCGCCTTCGGGCAGCTCAAGATTGCCGGAGAGCTGGACGCCGATGTGCTGCAGCAAGCCCAGCTCGCCCTGTCCTGCCAGCAATGGCTCAACACCGTCGCCCGCAGCCAGCACCCTGACTGGGAATACGCCGATCAGGAAAGCGAGCGCCTCGCCCTCATGAAAGCCGCGCTGGAATCTGCCAGCGCACTTTGA
- a CDS encoding energy transducer TonB, with translation MKTFCAPRHLSLATLAASALLLSACTTTPPPPQKPWAECTPASQIDKPAVVRTYPHAKLDPQWYPEGAKFTVVYQFEVTPEGKMGRKNYKPADADPRIIAAIERSFTRWRFKPAISNGQPVTTCFEQPYELIFEDLSPKPAPQAPEKSS, from the coding sequence ATGAAGACTTTCTGCGCCCCAAGACATCTCAGCCTTGCCACCCTCGCTGCATCGGCCCTGCTACTCAGCGCCTGTACCACCACACCGCCACCGCCCCAAAAGCCCTGGGCCGAATGCACGCCAGCCAGCCAGATCGATAAACCTGCCGTGGTGCGAACCTACCCACATGCCAAGCTCGATCCTCAGTGGTACCCCGAAGGCGCAAAGTTCACGGTGGTCTATCAGTTTGAAGTGACGCCCGAGGGGAAAATGGGCCGCAAGAACTACAAGCCCGCAGATGCCGACCCGCGCATCATCGCCGCCATTGAGCGCTCGTTCACCCGCTGGCGCTTTAAGCCAGCCATCAGCAATGGCCAGCCTGTCACCACCTGTTTTGAACAGCCTTACGAGCTGATTTTTGAAGATCTGAGCCCCAAGCCAGCGCCGCAAGCACCCGAAAAGAGCTCCTGA